The Oryzias latipes chromosome 4, ASM223467v1 genome includes a window with the following:
- the LOC101165221 gene encoding unconventional myosin-Vb isoform X2 — protein MRGQSAELHQLDGRRRIPAGSLSAASVSAVTSKQVFCCDGNMASLEFYSKGERVWVPDPEAVWVPAELLQDYRPGEKQLMLRLMNGHEVQYALRSPSDLPPLRNPDILEAENDLTALSFLHEPAVLHNLRVRFLDYSSIYTYCGIVLVAINPYESLPIYGEEVMDAYSGQDMTDMEPHIFSVAEEAYRTMTREERNQSVIISGESGSGKTVSAKFTMRYFAVVGGASQQTSVEERVLSSNPIMESIGNAKTTRNDNSSRFGKYIEIGFGKNGDIIGANMRTYLLEKSRVVFQASAERNYHIFYQLCASRDLPEMRALQLDAAERFFYTNQGGDTRVCGADDRSDLERTRNAFTVLGVQPEQQMELFRILSGVLHLGNVRVQSSGRSSDRSFIEVEDRSLAIFSKLLGVEGAQISHWLCHRRLAVGGEMLVKPMSAQQAVAARDALAKHVYGQLFTWTVHRLNAALRSQRGKVKSFIGVLDIYGFETFERNSFEQFCINYANEKLQQQFNRHVFLLEQEEYVREELAWTRIEFSDNQLCINLMEGQLGVFDLLDEECRMPKGSDDSWVQKLYDQHLSSKPHPHFSKPRTSNSAFVILHFADTVRYEGQGFLEKNRDTVFDELINVLKASQSELVAELFQLQEVSPLTQGGSRLGRKATREHKLTVGFQFRQSLQMLMDTLNSTTPHYVRCIKPNDLKEPFTFDPKRTVQQLRACGVLETIRISAQGYPSRWTYEEFFSRYRVLLPGPQNLQRAQASCRETLPQLIPDPDQYCFGKTKVFFRAGQVALLERLRAERLRAAAVIIQSRAKGWLQRIRYTRILRAAATIQRYCRGSRARRHARLLRHDKAALVFQKNYRMVVVRQLFLMIRQATVTIQAFSRGTLARRRHRQMVAERRAVLLQARVRGWLARQSFRRVRAAVVYMQCCVRRRAARRELLKLKKEARSVERFRELNKGMEVKVMQLQLRADQQAKENSSLRETLAAYRGAAEAELQALRATVQKLESQKQEKPPPPISDKEVDDRKRAEEKTAQEILCLKHEVEILQREKEQVSIEKEDLSARLLQLQQTQAECVQQAVMKASEALQAELDEEKTKYQGLLRDFTRLEQRYDNLKEMSLLPETPKGHRRSDSTQSLSLEPPSPSSPLQSPFQPAPPSPEEARRVSVTSPGPERKSLVWSSESPKDQLMEKMDVAKDQVVKMSVEDLEHAYDAVRVANRFLERQLRKQQSQQEEGLEAVRQRLHQAVSGSAQAEDLQDLLEAREQECVRLRRELKELKSTVSLRRLLTASELPPVRTRQSLCSEIPRCPKAAAVPGLLECRKRDENKLIKNLITDIRAEGALSLPPGLPASVLFLCVRQADCSGDPVRARSFCGAAVTAMKAALKKHQQDVKMTALWLKNACLLHDLLKQHSPKQSSASEKELPLSADLRDLGRGLSDLCIQAFQQLLSITEARLQNIIVPALLESETITGLSGSVVKMGVSRKRAGSGPRPAGSEAPTMASVLRELGVLHAALTQQALPLSLMEQAFQQLTYLICASAINSLLLRKDMCCWSRGIQIRYNVSLLEEWLRSRGVMAGGAVATLEPLIQAAQLLQVGKKTPADAQAIVQTCSALSSQQIVKILMLYTPSSDLDERVTLNFIRTVQALLKSRCDHQPPQLLMDVRKVFPVRFPYLPPPALHAEELVIPDSLKISFLRRA, from the exons ATGCGCGGACAAAGTGCAGAACTCCACCAGCTGGACGGACGGCGGCGGATCCCGGCAGGTTCTCTCTCAGCAGCATCAGTCTCTGCAGTAACCTCAAAGCAGGTCTTCTGCTGTGACGGAAACATGGCGTCTCTGGAGTTCTACTCGAAG GGTGAGCGGGTGTGGGTTCCTGACCCGGAGGCAGTCTGGGTTCCAGCAGAACTCCTCCAGGACTACAGACCTGGAGAGAAACAGCTGATGCTCCGCCTCATGAACGGCCAC GAGGTCCAGTATGCACTGCGCTCCCCGTCTGACCTCCCTCCTCTGAGGAACCCCGACATTTTAGAGGCCGAGAACGACCTGACCGCCCTGAGCTTTCTACACGAGCCCGCTGTGCTGCACAACCTCCGGGTTCGCTTTCTGGACTACAGCAGCATCTACACCTACTGCG GTATTGTGTTAGTGGCCATCAACCCCTATGAGAGCCTCCCCATATACGGCGAGGAGGTGATGGACGCGTACAGTGGTCAGGACATGACGGACATGGAGCCGCACATCTTCTCCGTGGCAGAGGAGGCGTACCGCACCATGACCAG GGAGGAGAGGAACCAGTCCGTCATCATCAGTGGGGAGTCCGGCTCTGGAAAAACCGTCTCAGCCAAATTCACCATGAGATACTTTGCCGTGGTAGGAGGAGCATCGCAGCAGACCAGCGTGGAGGAGCGGGTCCTGAGCTCCAACCCCATCATGGAG TCCATAGGCAACGCTAAAACCACTCGGAACGACAACAGCAGCCGTTTTGGGAAGTACATCGAGATCGGCTTCGGGAAGAACGGAGACATCATCGGAGCAAACATGAGGACATACCTGCTGGAGAAGTCCAGGGTCGTCTTCCAG GCCTCAGCAGAGAGGAACTACCACATCTTCTACCAGCTCTGCGCCTCCAGAGACCTGCCCGAGATGAGAGCTCTCCAGCTGG ACGCAGCTGAGCGCTTCTTCTACACCAACCAGGGTGGGGACACCCGGGTTTGCGGCGCTGACGATCGGTCGGATCTGGAGCGCACTCGTAACGCTTTCACAGTTCTGG GTGTGCAGCCTGAGCAGCAGATGGAGCTCTTCAGGATCCTCTCAGGTGTTCTACACCTGGGGAATGTCAGAGTTCAGTCCAGTGGGAGAAGTTCAGACCGGAGCTTCATTGAG GTGGAGGACCGCTCTCTGGCCATCTTCTCCAAGCTTTTAGGCGTGGAGGGGGCTCAGATTTCTCACTGGCTATGCCACCGCAGACTGGCGGTGGGGGGAGAGATGCTGGTCAAACCCATGTCCGCTCAGCAGGCTGTGGCAGCCAGAGATGCTCTGGCTAAACACGTCTACGGTCAGCTGTTCACATGGACGGTCCACCGGCTCAACGCGGCGCTGCGCAGCCAGAGGGGAAAGGTCAAGTCCTTCATCGGAGTGTTGGACATCTATGG ATTCGAGACGTTTGAAAGGAACAGTTTTGAGCAGTTTTGCATCAATTATGCAAATgaaaaactgcagcagcagtTTAACAGG CATGTCTTCCTCCTGGAACAAGAGGAGTACGTTCGAGAGGAGCTGGCCTGGACGCGCATCGAGTTCAGCGACAATCAGCTGTGCATCAACCTGATGGAGGGTCAGCTGGGCGTGTTCGACCTGTTGGACGAGGAGTGCAGG ATGCCTAAAGGTTCTGATGACAGCTGGGTCCAGAAACTGTACGACCAACACCTGAGCAGTAAGCCACACCCCCACTTCAGCAAACCTCGCACCTCCAACAGCGCCTTCGTCATCCTGCACTTTGCTGACACG GTCCGATATGAGGGTCAGGGCTTTTTAGAGAAGAACCGAGACACCGTCTTTGATGAGCTTATCAACGTTCTCAAAGCGAGTCAG TCTGAGCTGGTGGCGGAGCTCTTCCAGCTCCAGGAGGTCTCCCCTCTGACCCAAGGTGGTTCCCGCTTGGGGAGGAAAGCCACCAGAGAGCACAAGCTGACTGTGGGCTTCCAG TTCCGTCAGTCCCTGCAGATGCTCATGGACACTCTGAACAGCACCACCCCTCACTACGTCCGCTGCATCAAACCCAATGACCTGAAGGAGCCGTTCAC GTTTGATCCTAAGAGAACCGTCCAGCAGCTGAGAGCCTGCGGAGTTCTGGAGACCATCCGGATCAGCGCACAAGGTTATCCATCCAG GTGGACCTATGAGGAGTTCTTCAGCAGGTACCGCGTTCTCCTCCCTGGGCCTCAGAACCTGCAGCGTGCACAGGCCTCGTGCAGAGAGACTCTCCCGCAGCTCATCCCGGACCCGGATCAGTACTGCTTCGGGAAGACCAAAGTTTTCTTCCGGGCCGGTCAGGTGGCTCTTCTGGAGAGGCTGAGGGCCGAGAGGCTGCGAGCAGCGGCGGTGATCATCCAGAGCCGAGCCAAAGGCTGGCTGCAGCGGATCCGGTACACCCGGATCCTCCGGGCCGCGGCCACCATCCAGAGATACTGCAGAGGGTCTCGGGCCAGGAG ACACGCCCGCCTCCTGCGCCACGATAAGGCGGCCTTAGTGTTCCAGAAGAACTACCGCATGGTGGTGGTCAGGCAGCTGTTCCTGATGATCCGGCAGGCCACCGTCACCATCCAGGCCTTCAGCCGGGGCACGCTGGCGCGCCGCAGACACAGACAA ATGGTGGCTGAGAGGAGAGCCGTGCTGCTCCAGGCCAGGGTGCGCGGATGGTTGGCGAGGCAGTCTTTTCGGCGTGTGCGTGCGGCTGTGGTCTACATGCAATGCTGCGTGCGGCGGCGGGCGGCCAGGAGAGAGCTGCTGAAGCTAAAGAAGGAGGCGCGCTCCGTGGAGAGGTTCCGAGAACTGAACAAAGGGATGGAGGTCAAAGtgatgcagctgcagctgaGGGCGGATCAGCAG GCGAAGGAGAATTCGTCTCTCAGGGAGACGCTCGCCGCGTATCGAGGAGCTGCTGAGGCTGAGCTGCAGGCTCTGAGGGCGACCGTCCAGAAACTGGAGAGTCAGAAGCAGGAGAAGCCTCCTCCACCCATCAGTGACAAAGAGGTGGATGACAGAAAGAGAGCTGAAGAGAAAACTGCCCAGGAGATTCTTTGTCTCAAGCAC GAGGTGGAAATTCTGCAAAGAGAGAAGGAGCAGGTCTCCATTGAGAAGGAAGATCTGTCTGCTCGCCTGCTTCAGCTCCAACAAACACAAGCAG AGTGTGTGCAGCAGGCCGTGATGAAGGCCAGCGAAGCTCTTCAGGCAGAGCTGGACGAGGAGAAGACGAAGTATCAGGGCCTCCTGAGGGACTTCACCAGGCTGGAACAGAGATACGACAACCTGAAGGAGATGAGTCTGCTCCCCGAG ACTCCGAAGGGCCACAGAAGGAGCGACTCCACCCAGAGTCTAAGCCTGGAGCCCCCTTCACCATCCTCACCTCTGCAGTCACCTTTCCAACCTGCTCCCCCCTCCCCAGAGGAAGCGCGCAGGGTCAGCGTGACGTCTCCTGGTCCAGAGAGGAAGTCTTTGGTGTGGAGCTCTGAATCTCCAAAG GACCAGCTGATGGAGAAGATGGATGTGGCCAAAGACCAGGTGGTAAAAATGAGCGTAGAAGACCTGGAGCACGCCTACGACGCTGTCCGAGTGGCCAACAG GTTTCTGGAGCGTCAGCTGCGAAAGCAGCAAAGTCAGCAGGAGGAGGGGCTGGAGGCTGTGCGGCAGCGGCTCCACCAAGCCGTGTCTGGTTCTGCACAGGCAGAG GACCTACAGGACCTGCTGGAGGCCCGGGAGCAGGAGTGTGTGCGTCTGAGGagggagctgaaggagctgaagagCACGGTGTCGCTCAGACGACTCCTGACTGCGAGTGAGCTTCCACCTGTCAGGACGCGACAGTCGCTGTGCTCAGAAATCCCACGGTGCCCAAAGGCAGCAGCAGTCCCTGGTTTACTGGAATGCAGGAAACGGGACGAAAACAAACTCATCAAGAACCTCATCACAG ATATCCGTGCTGAGGGCGCCCTCTCCCTGCCTCCTGGCCTTCCCGCCAGCGTGCTCTTTCTGTGCGTGCGTCAGGCCGACTGCAGCGGAGACCCCGTTCGTGCTCGCTCCTTCTGCGGCGCCGCCGTTACCGCCATGAAGGCCGCGCTGAAG AAACACCAGCAGGATGTGAAAATGACGGCGCTGTGGCTGAAAAACGCCTGTTTGCTGCACGACCTCCTGAAGCAGCACTCTCCCAAGCAG AGTTCTGCTTCAGAGAAGGAGCTTCCCCTCTCCGCTGACCTGAGGGACCTGGGCCGCGGGCTGAGTGACCTCTGCATTCAGGCTTTCCAGCAGCTTCTGTCCATCACTGAGGCGCGTTTACAAAACATCATAG TCCCCGCCTTGCTGGAGAGTGAGACCATCACGGGTCTGTCTGGCTCAGTGGTGAAGATGGGCGTGTCCAGGAAGCGAGCAGGTTCTGGCCCCAGGCCCGCAGGCAGCGAGGCCCCCACCATGGCGTCTGTGCTGCGGGAGCTTGGTGTTCTTCACGCGGCGCTGACCCAGCAGGCTCTGCCTCTGAGTCTGATGGAGCAAGCCTTCCAGCAGCTGACCTACCTGATCTGTGCGTCCGCCATCAACAGCCTGCTGCTGAGGAAGGACATGTGCTGCTGGAGCCGAGGCATTCAGATACG ATACAACGTCAGCctgctggaggagtggctgcgCAGTAGAGGTGTGATGGCAGGGGGCGCTGTGGCCACACTAGAGCCTCTCATCCAGGCTgcgcagctgctgcaggtgggGAAGAAGACCCCTGCAGACGCACAGGCCATAGTTCAGACCTGCAGCGCCCTCTCCAGCCAGCAG ATCGTGAAAATTCTGATGCTCTACACCCCCAGCAGCGATCTGGATGAGAGGGTGACTCTGAACTTCATCCGTACGGTGCAG GCGCTGCTGAAAAGCCGCTGCGACCATCAGCCTCCACAGCTGCTGATGGATGTGAGGAAAGTGTTTCCCGTCAGATTCCCGTACCTGCCTCCACCTGCGCTCCACGCCGAGGAGTTGGTCATCCCGGACTCCCTGAAGATCTCGTTTCTGCGCAGAGCCTGA
- the LOC101165221 gene encoding unconventional myosin-Va isoform X1, with amino-acid sequence MRGQSAELHQLDGRRRIPAGSLSAASVSAVTSKQVFCCDGNMASLEFYSKGERVWVPDPEAVWVPAELLQDYRPGEKQLMLRLMNGHEVQYALRSPSDLPPLRNPDILEAENDLTALSFLHEPAVLHNLRVRFLDYSSIYTYCGIVLVAINPYESLPIYGEEVMDAYSGQDMTDMEPHIFSVAEEAYRTMTREERNQSVIISGESGSGKTVSAKFTMRYFAVVGGASQQTSVEERVLSSNPIMESIGNAKTTRNDNSSRFGKYIEIGFGKNGDIIGANMRTYLLEKSRVVFQASAERNYHIFYQLCASRDLPEMRALQLDAAERFFYTNQGGDTRVCGADDRSDLERTRNAFTVLGVQPEQQMELFRILSGVLHLGNVRVQSSGRSSDRSFIEVEDRSLAIFSKLLGVEGAQISHWLCHRRLAVGGEMLVKPMSAQQAVAARDALAKHVYGQLFTWTVHRLNAALRSQRGKVKSFIGVLDIYGFETFERNSFEQFCINYANEKLQQQFNRHVFLLEQEEYVREELAWTRIEFSDNQLCINLMEGQLGVFDLLDEECRMPKGSDDSWVQKLYDQHLSSKPHPHFSKPRTSNSAFVILHFADTVRYEGQGFLEKNRDTVFDELINVLKASQSELVAELFQLQEVSPLTQGGSRLGRKATREHKLTVGFQFRQSLQMLMDTLNSTTPHYVRCIKPNDLKEPFTFDPKRTVQQLRACGVLETIRISAQGYPSRWTYEEFFSRYRVLLPGPQNLQRAQASCRETLPQLIPDPDQYCFGKTKVFFRAGQVALLERLRAERLRAAAVIIQSRAKGWLQRIRYTRILRAAATIQRYCRGSRARRHARLLRHDKAALVFQKNYRMVVVRQLFLMIRQATVTIQAFSRGTLARRRHRQMVAERRAVLLQARVRGWLARQSFRRVRAAVVYMQCCVRRRAARRELLKLKKEARSVERFRELNKGMEVKVMQLQLRADQQAKENSSLRETLAAYRGAAEAELQALRATVQKLESQKQEKPPPPISDKEVDDRKRAEEKTAQEILCLKHEVEILQREKEQVSIEKEDLSARLLQLQQTQAGGSELHSRVALSVSHLFPVCEECVQQAVMKASEALQAELDEEKTKYQGLLRDFTRLEQRYDNLKEMSLLPETPKGHRRSDSTQSLSLEPPSPSSPLQSPFQPAPPSPEEARRVSVTSPGPERKSLVWSSESPKDQLMEKMDVAKDQVVKMSVEDLEHAYDAVRVANRFLERQLRKQQSQQEEGLEAVRQRLHQAVSGSAQAEDLQDLLEAREQECVRLRRELKELKSTVSLRRLLTASELPPVRTRQSLCSEIPRCPKAAAVPGLLECRKRDENKLIKNLITDIRAEGALSLPPGLPASVLFLCVRQADCSGDPVRARSFCGAAVTAMKAALKKHQQDVKMTALWLKNACLLHDLLKQHSPKQSSASEKELPLSADLRDLGRGLSDLCIQAFQQLLSITEARLQNIIVPALLESETITGLSGSVVKMGVSRKRAGSGPRPAGSEAPTMASVLRELGVLHAALTQQALPLSLMEQAFQQLTYLICASAINSLLLRKDMCCWSRGIQIRYNVSLLEEWLRSRGVMAGGAVATLEPLIQAAQLLQVGKKTPADAQAIVQTCSALSSQQIVKILMLYTPSSDLDERVTLNFIRTVQALLKSRCDHQPPQLLMDVRKVFPVRFPYLPPPALHAEELVIPDSLKISFLRRA; translated from the exons ATGCGCGGACAAAGTGCAGAACTCCACCAGCTGGACGGACGGCGGCGGATCCCGGCAGGTTCTCTCTCAGCAGCATCAGTCTCTGCAGTAACCTCAAAGCAGGTCTTCTGCTGTGACGGAAACATGGCGTCTCTGGAGTTCTACTCGAAG GGTGAGCGGGTGTGGGTTCCTGACCCGGAGGCAGTCTGGGTTCCAGCAGAACTCCTCCAGGACTACAGACCTGGAGAGAAACAGCTGATGCTCCGCCTCATGAACGGCCAC GAGGTCCAGTATGCACTGCGCTCCCCGTCTGACCTCCCTCCTCTGAGGAACCCCGACATTTTAGAGGCCGAGAACGACCTGACCGCCCTGAGCTTTCTACACGAGCCCGCTGTGCTGCACAACCTCCGGGTTCGCTTTCTGGACTACAGCAGCATCTACACCTACTGCG GTATTGTGTTAGTGGCCATCAACCCCTATGAGAGCCTCCCCATATACGGCGAGGAGGTGATGGACGCGTACAGTGGTCAGGACATGACGGACATGGAGCCGCACATCTTCTCCGTGGCAGAGGAGGCGTACCGCACCATGACCAG GGAGGAGAGGAACCAGTCCGTCATCATCAGTGGGGAGTCCGGCTCTGGAAAAACCGTCTCAGCCAAATTCACCATGAGATACTTTGCCGTGGTAGGAGGAGCATCGCAGCAGACCAGCGTGGAGGAGCGGGTCCTGAGCTCCAACCCCATCATGGAG TCCATAGGCAACGCTAAAACCACTCGGAACGACAACAGCAGCCGTTTTGGGAAGTACATCGAGATCGGCTTCGGGAAGAACGGAGACATCATCGGAGCAAACATGAGGACATACCTGCTGGAGAAGTCCAGGGTCGTCTTCCAG GCCTCAGCAGAGAGGAACTACCACATCTTCTACCAGCTCTGCGCCTCCAGAGACCTGCCCGAGATGAGAGCTCTCCAGCTGG ACGCAGCTGAGCGCTTCTTCTACACCAACCAGGGTGGGGACACCCGGGTTTGCGGCGCTGACGATCGGTCGGATCTGGAGCGCACTCGTAACGCTTTCACAGTTCTGG GTGTGCAGCCTGAGCAGCAGATGGAGCTCTTCAGGATCCTCTCAGGTGTTCTACACCTGGGGAATGTCAGAGTTCAGTCCAGTGGGAGAAGTTCAGACCGGAGCTTCATTGAG GTGGAGGACCGCTCTCTGGCCATCTTCTCCAAGCTTTTAGGCGTGGAGGGGGCTCAGATTTCTCACTGGCTATGCCACCGCAGACTGGCGGTGGGGGGAGAGATGCTGGTCAAACCCATGTCCGCTCAGCAGGCTGTGGCAGCCAGAGATGCTCTGGCTAAACACGTCTACGGTCAGCTGTTCACATGGACGGTCCACCGGCTCAACGCGGCGCTGCGCAGCCAGAGGGGAAAGGTCAAGTCCTTCATCGGAGTGTTGGACATCTATGG ATTCGAGACGTTTGAAAGGAACAGTTTTGAGCAGTTTTGCATCAATTATGCAAATgaaaaactgcagcagcagtTTAACAGG CATGTCTTCCTCCTGGAACAAGAGGAGTACGTTCGAGAGGAGCTGGCCTGGACGCGCATCGAGTTCAGCGACAATCAGCTGTGCATCAACCTGATGGAGGGTCAGCTGGGCGTGTTCGACCTGTTGGACGAGGAGTGCAGG ATGCCTAAAGGTTCTGATGACAGCTGGGTCCAGAAACTGTACGACCAACACCTGAGCAGTAAGCCACACCCCCACTTCAGCAAACCTCGCACCTCCAACAGCGCCTTCGTCATCCTGCACTTTGCTGACACG GTCCGATATGAGGGTCAGGGCTTTTTAGAGAAGAACCGAGACACCGTCTTTGATGAGCTTATCAACGTTCTCAAAGCGAGTCAG TCTGAGCTGGTGGCGGAGCTCTTCCAGCTCCAGGAGGTCTCCCCTCTGACCCAAGGTGGTTCCCGCTTGGGGAGGAAAGCCACCAGAGAGCACAAGCTGACTGTGGGCTTCCAG TTCCGTCAGTCCCTGCAGATGCTCATGGACACTCTGAACAGCACCACCCCTCACTACGTCCGCTGCATCAAACCCAATGACCTGAAGGAGCCGTTCAC GTTTGATCCTAAGAGAACCGTCCAGCAGCTGAGAGCCTGCGGAGTTCTGGAGACCATCCGGATCAGCGCACAAGGTTATCCATCCAG GTGGACCTATGAGGAGTTCTTCAGCAGGTACCGCGTTCTCCTCCCTGGGCCTCAGAACCTGCAGCGTGCACAGGCCTCGTGCAGAGAGACTCTCCCGCAGCTCATCCCGGACCCGGATCAGTACTGCTTCGGGAAGACCAAAGTTTTCTTCCGGGCCGGTCAGGTGGCTCTTCTGGAGAGGCTGAGGGCCGAGAGGCTGCGAGCAGCGGCGGTGATCATCCAGAGCCGAGCCAAAGGCTGGCTGCAGCGGATCCGGTACACCCGGATCCTCCGGGCCGCGGCCACCATCCAGAGATACTGCAGAGGGTCTCGGGCCAGGAG ACACGCCCGCCTCCTGCGCCACGATAAGGCGGCCTTAGTGTTCCAGAAGAACTACCGCATGGTGGTGGTCAGGCAGCTGTTCCTGATGATCCGGCAGGCCACCGTCACCATCCAGGCCTTCAGCCGGGGCACGCTGGCGCGCCGCAGACACAGACAA ATGGTGGCTGAGAGGAGAGCCGTGCTGCTCCAGGCCAGGGTGCGCGGATGGTTGGCGAGGCAGTCTTTTCGGCGTGTGCGTGCGGCTGTGGTCTACATGCAATGCTGCGTGCGGCGGCGGGCGGCCAGGAGAGAGCTGCTGAAGCTAAAGAAGGAGGCGCGCTCCGTGGAGAGGTTCCGAGAACTGAACAAAGGGATGGAGGTCAAAGtgatgcagctgcagctgaGGGCGGATCAGCAG GCGAAGGAGAATTCGTCTCTCAGGGAGACGCTCGCCGCGTATCGAGGAGCTGCTGAGGCTGAGCTGCAGGCTCTGAGGGCGACCGTCCAGAAACTGGAGAGTCAGAAGCAGGAGAAGCCTCCTCCACCCATCAGTGACAAAGAGGTGGATGACAGAAAGAGAGCTGAAGAGAAAACTGCCCAGGAGATTCTTTGTCTCAAGCAC GAGGTGGAAATTCTGCAAAGAGAGAAGGAGCAGGTCTCCATTGAGAAGGAAGATCTGTCTGCTCGCCTGCTTCAGCTCCAACAAACACAAGCAGGTGGGTCTGAACTTCACAGCCGTGTGGCTCTGTCTGTGTCTCATCTGTTTCCTGTGTGTGAAGAGTGTGTGCAGCAGGCCGTGATGAAGGCCAGCGAAGCTCTTCAGGCAGAGCTGGACGAGGAGAAGACGAAGTATCAGGGCCTCCTGAGGGACTTCACCAGGCTGGAACAGAGATACGACAACCTGAAGGAGATGAGTCTGCTCCCCGAG ACTCCGAAGGGCCACAGAAGGAGCGACTCCACCCAGAGTCTAAGCCTGGAGCCCCCTTCACCATCCTCACCTCTGCAGTCACCTTTCCAACCTGCTCCCCCCTCCCCAGAGGAAGCGCGCAGGGTCAGCGTGACGTCTCCTGGTCCAGAGAGGAAGTCTTTGGTGTGGAGCTCTGAATCTCCAAAG GACCAGCTGATGGAGAAGATGGATGTGGCCAAAGACCAGGTGGTAAAAATGAGCGTAGAAGACCTGGAGCACGCCTACGACGCTGTCCGAGTGGCCAACAG GTTTCTGGAGCGTCAGCTGCGAAAGCAGCAAAGTCAGCAGGAGGAGGGGCTGGAGGCTGTGCGGCAGCGGCTCCACCAAGCCGTGTCTGGTTCTGCACAGGCAGAG GACCTACAGGACCTGCTGGAGGCCCGGGAGCAGGAGTGTGTGCGTCTGAGGagggagctgaaggagctgaagagCACGGTGTCGCTCAGACGACTCCTGACTGCGAGTGAGCTTCCACCTGTCAGGACGCGACAGTCGCTGTGCTCAGAAATCCCACGGTGCCCAAAGGCAGCAGCAGTCCCTGGTTTACTGGAATGCAGGAAACGGGACGAAAACAAACTCATCAAGAACCTCATCACAG ATATCCGTGCTGAGGGCGCCCTCTCCCTGCCTCCTGGCCTTCCCGCCAGCGTGCTCTTTCTGTGCGTGCGTCAGGCCGACTGCAGCGGAGACCCCGTTCGTGCTCGCTCCTTCTGCGGCGCCGCCGTTACCGCCATGAAGGCCGCGCTGAAG AAACACCAGCAGGATGTGAAAATGACGGCGCTGTGGCTGAAAAACGCCTGTTTGCTGCACGACCTCCTGAAGCAGCACTCTCCCAAGCAG AGTTCTGCTTCAGAGAAGGAGCTTCCCCTCTCCGCTGACCTGAGGGACCTGGGCCGCGGGCTGAGTGACCTCTGCATTCAGGCTTTCCAGCAGCTTCTGTCCATCACTGAGGCGCGTTTACAAAACATCATAG TCCCCGCCTTGCTGGAGAGTGAGACCATCACGGGTCTGTCTGGCTCAGTGGTGAAGATGGGCGTGTCCAGGAAGCGAGCAGGTTCTGGCCCCAGGCCCGCAGGCAGCGAGGCCCCCACCATGGCGTCTGTGCTGCGGGAGCTTGGTGTTCTTCACGCGGCGCTGACCCAGCAGGCTCTGCCTCTGAGTCTGATGGAGCAAGCCTTCCAGCAGCTGACCTACCTGATCTGTGCGTCCGCCATCAACAGCCTGCTGCTGAGGAAGGACATGTGCTGCTGGAGCCGAGGCATTCAGATACG ATACAACGTCAGCctgctggaggagtggctgcgCAGTAGAGGTGTGATGGCAGGGGGCGCTGTGGCCACACTAGAGCCTCTCATCCAGGCTgcgcagctgctgcaggtgggGAAGAAGACCCCTGCAGACGCACAGGCCATAGTTCAGACCTGCAGCGCCCTCTCCAGCCAGCAG ATCGTGAAAATTCTGATGCTCTACACCCCCAGCAGCGATCTGGATGAGAGGGTGACTCTGAACTTCATCCGTACGGTGCAG GCGCTGCTGAAAAGCCGCTGCGACCATCAGCCTCCACAGCTGCTGATGGATGTGAGGAAAGTGTTTCCCGTCAGATTCCCGTACCTGCCTCCACCTGCGCTCCACGCCGAGGAGTTGGTCATCCCGGACTCCCTGAAGATCTCGTTTCTGCGCAGAGCCTGA